In one Micromonospora polyrhachis genomic region, the following are encoded:
- a CDS encoding nicotinate-nucleotide adenylyltransferase, whose amino-acid sequence MVDHRQPDPGRPRDGSAHGRFQVLHLDHLAYLLAAADNCDFLRVGVTQRDPHRLLSSHHGAAHRHQPQANPLTYPERVTMIRRTLLAAGLDRDRFTVQPFPIEQPALLTSLIPTSVVAYTTICDEWNVRKVELLRGLGYDVRVLFHRTADRITGSAIRQMIRQRRTEWQALVPPACRDYLLELDIEQRLRPPAEEAQQ is encoded by the coding sequence GACCACAGACAGCCGGATCCGGGGCGACCTCGGGACGGATCCGCGCACGGCCGGTTCCAGGTCCTGCACCTCGACCATCTCGCCTACCTGCTCGCGGCGGCGGACAACTGCGACTTCCTCCGGGTCGGTGTCACCCAACGGGATCCACATCGGTTGCTCAGCTCCCACCACGGCGCCGCGCATCGCCACCAACCGCAGGCCAACCCGCTCACCTACCCGGAGCGGGTGACGATGATCCGGCGAACCCTGCTCGCCGCCGGCCTGGACCGGGACCGGTTCACCGTCCAGCCCTTCCCGATCGAACAGCCGGCGCTGCTCACCAGCCTCATCCCGACATCCGTGGTCGCGTACACGACGATCTGCGACGAGTGGAACGTACGCAAGGTCGAGCTGCTCCGGGGCCTCGGCTACGACGTCCGGGTCCTCTTCCATCGCACCGCCGACCGGATCACCGGCTCGGCGATCCGACAGATGATCCGGCAGCGGCGTACGGAGTGGCAGGCCCTGGTCCCCCCGGCCTGCCGGGACTACCTGCTCGAACTGGACATCGAGCAGCGACTGCGCCCGCCGGCCGAGGAAGCCCAGCAGTAG